One genomic region from Vitis riparia cultivar Riparia Gloire de Montpellier isolate 1030 chromosome 17, EGFV_Vit.rip_1.0, whole genome shotgun sequence encodes:
- the LOC117904457 gene encoding trihelix transcription factor GT-1-like isoform X1 — protein sequence MPHPMSFFVEEDEDMLMDADANNVEHVPQHDPHRHHPQRQHLQQILLTESSGEDIEIKVPRRRAETWVHDETHSLIAFRRELDEFFNTSKSNKHLWEHIAARMSELGYDRTAAMCTDKWRNLLKDYKKAQQRDGGSGKMYYEELEEFYAEKKRNNPYRKITSSRAPFMHISEKDGRKARFNSEKVMDYDQHSLGISEAEVVSANGLPPWNRKETPGSGTENESAYTGRVIWVNYGECTKRIGIDGSSDSIKEAIRSSFGLRTNRAFWLEDENEIVRSLDRDMPLTTYTLCLDAGLTIKICLYDQPRQLLPVRTEEKTFYCEDDLRDFLHHRGWMGLRDLSCYKVVEKLEDLRPSEMYQGLRLPSN from the exons ATGCCGCATCCGATGAGCTTCTTtgtggaagaagatgaagatatgCTGATGGACGCCGATGCCAACAATGTCGAGCACGTTCCTCAGCACGACCCCCACCGCCACCATCCTCAGCGTCAGCACCTCCAGCAGATACTTCTGACTGAGAGCAGTGGAGAGGACATCGAAATCAAAGTGCCCAGAAGGCGAGCCGAGACATGGGTCCATGATGAAACTCATAGCCTCATCGCATTCCGTAGAGAATTGGATGAGTTCTTCAATACTTCCAAATCCAACAAGCATCTCTGGGAGCATATTGCTGCTAGAATGAGCGAACTGGGGTATGATCGGACCGCAGCCATGTGTACTGACAAGTGGAGAAACCTGCTGAAGGATTACAAGAAGGCGCAGCAGCGTGATGGAGGAAGCGGGAAGATGTATTACGAAGAGCTCGAAGAGTTTTATGCggagaagaagagaaataatCCGTACAGGAAGATTACTTCTTCTAGGGCTCCATTCATGCACATTTCCGAAAAAG ATGGTCGCAAGGCACGATTTAATTCTGAAAAGGTTATGGATTATGACCAACACAGTCTTGGCATTAGTGAAGCTGAAGTTGTTTCAGCCAATGGACTTCCCCCCTGGAATAGGAAAGAAACCCCTGGAAGTG GCACGGAGAATGAGTCTGCATATACAGGGAGGGTTATATGGGTGAATTATGGGGAATGCACTAAGAGGATTGGCATTGATGGCTCCTCAGATTCAATCAAGGAGGCAATCAGGTCTTCTTTTGGCCTTAGAACCAATCGGGCATTTTGGTTGGAGGATGAAAATGAGATAGTGCGAAGTCTTGACAGAGACATGCCATTGACAACTTATACTCTTTGTCTTGATGCAG gatTGACTATAAAAATCTGTCTTTATGACCAGCCACGCCAGCTACTACCAGTTCGTACTGAGGAGAAAACGTTTTACTGTGAAGATGATCTTCGCGATTTTCTCCACCACCGTGGCTGGATGGGTCTAAGAGATTTAAGCTGCTATAAAGTTGTTGAGAAGTTGGAAGATCTCCGTCCCAGTGAAATGTACCAAGGACTGAGATTGCCCAGTAACTGA
- the LOC117904457 gene encoding trihelix transcription factor GT-1-like isoform X3: MPHPMSFFVEEDEDMLMDADANNVEHVPQHDPHRHHPQRQHLQQILLTESSGEDIEIKVPRRRAETWVHDETHSLIAFRRELDEFFNTSKSNKHLWEHIAARMSELGYDRTAAMCTDKWRNLLKDYKKAQQRDGGSGKMYYEELEEFYAEKKRNNPYRKITSSRAPFMHISEKDGRKARFNSEKVMDYDQHSLGISEAEVVSANGLPPWNRKETPGSGTENESAYTGRVIWVNYGECTKRIGIDGSSDSIKEAIRIDYKNLSL; encoded by the exons ATGCCGCATCCGATGAGCTTCTTtgtggaagaagatgaagatatgCTGATGGACGCCGATGCCAACAATGTCGAGCACGTTCCTCAGCACGACCCCCACCGCCACCATCCTCAGCGTCAGCACCTCCAGCAGATACTTCTGACTGAGAGCAGTGGAGAGGACATCGAAATCAAAGTGCCCAGAAGGCGAGCCGAGACATGGGTCCATGATGAAACTCATAGCCTCATCGCATTCCGTAGAGAATTGGATGAGTTCTTCAATACTTCCAAATCCAACAAGCATCTCTGGGAGCATATTGCTGCTAGAATGAGCGAACTGGGGTATGATCGGACCGCAGCCATGTGTACTGACAAGTGGAGAAACCTGCTGAAGGATTACAAGAAGGCGCAGCAGCGTGATGGAGGAAGCGGGAAGATGTATTACGAAGAGCTCGAAGAGTTTTATGCggagaagaagagaaataatCCGTACAGGAAGATTACTTCTTCTAGGGCTCCATTCATGCACATTTCCGAAAAAG ATGGTCGCAAGGCACGATTTAATTCTGAAAAGGTTATGGATTATGACCAACACAGTCTTGGCATTAGTGAAGCTGAAGTTGTTTCAGCCAATGGACTTCCCCCCTGGAATAGGAAAGAAACCCCTGGAAGTG GCACGGAGAATGAGTCTGCATATACAGGGAGGGTTATATGGGTGAATTATGGGGAATGCACTAAGAGGATTGGCATTGATGGCTCCTCAGATTCAATCAAGGAGGCAATCAG gatTGACTATAAAAATCTGTCTTTATGA
- the LOC117904457 gene encoding trihelix transcription factor GT-1-like isoform X2: MPHPMSFFVEEDEDMLMDADANNVEHVPQHDPHRHHPQRQHLQQILLTESSGEDIEIKVPRRRAETWVHDETHSLIAFRRELDEFFNTSKSNKHLWEHIAARMSELGYDRTAAMCTDKWRNLLKDYKKAQQRDGGSGKMYYEELEEFYAEKKRNNPYRKITSSRAPFMHISEKGTENESAYTGRVIWVNYGECTKRIGIDGSSDSIKEAIRSSFGLRTNRAFWLEDENEIVRSLDRDMPLTTYTLCLDAGLTIKICLYDQPRQLLPVRTEEKTFYCEDDLRDFLHHRGWMGLRDLSCYKVVEKLEDLRPSEMYQGLRLPSN; the protein is encoded by the exons ATGCCGCATCCGATGAGCTTCTTtgtggaagaagatgaagatatgCTGATGGACGCCGATGCCAACAATGTCGAGCACGTTCCTCAGCACGACCCCCACCGCCACCATCCTCAGCGTCAGCACCTCCAGCAGATACTTCTGACTGAGAGCAGTGGAGAGGACATCGAAATCAAAGTGCCCAGAAGGCGAGCCGAGACATGGGTCCATGATGAAACTCATAGCCTCATCGCATTCCGTAGAGAATTGGATGAGTTCTTCAATACTTCCAAATCCAACAAGCATCTCTGGGAGCATATTGCTGCTAGAATGAGCGAACTGGGGTATGATCGGACCGCAGCCATGTGTACTGACAAGTGGAGAAACCTGCTGAAGGATTACAAGAAGGCGCAGCAGCGTGATGGAGGAAGCGGGAAGATGTATTACGAAGAGCTCGAAGAGTTTTATGCggagaagaagagaaataatCCGTACAGGAAGATTACTTCTTCTAGGGCTCCATTCATGCACATTTCCGAAAAAG GCACGGAGAATGAGTCTGCATATACAGGGAGGGTTATATGGGTGAATTATGGGGAATGCACTAAGAGGATTGGCATTGATGGCTCCTCAGATTCAATCAAGGAGGCAATCAGGTCTTCTTTTGGCCTTAGAACCAATCGGGCATTTTGGTTGGAGGATGAAAATGAGATAGTGCGAAGTCTTGACAGAGACATGCCATTGACAACTTATACTCTTTGTCTTGATGCAG gatTGACTATAAAAATCTGTCTTTATGACCAGCCACGCCAGCTACTACCAGTTCGTACTGAGGAGAAAACGTTTTACTGTGAAGATGATCTTCGCGATTTTCTCCACCACCGTGGCTGGATGGGTCTAAGAGATTTAAGCTGCTATAAAGTTGTTGAGAAGTTGGAAGATCTCCGTCCCAGTGAAATGTACCAAGGACTGAGATTGCCCAGTAACTGA
- the LOC117904458 gene encoding glyceraldehyde-3-phosphate dehydrogenase, cytosolic, producing the protein MGKIKIGINGFGRIGRLVARVALQRDDVELVAVNDPFITTDYMTYMFKYDSVHGQWKHHELKVKDSNTLLFGEKPVTVFGIRNPEEIPWGETGAEFVVESTGVFTDKDKAAAHLKGGAKKVVISAPSKDAPMFVVGVNEKEYKPELHIVSNASCTTNCLAPLAKVINDRFGIVEGLMTTVHSITATQKTVDGPSMKDWRGGRAASFNIIPSSTGAAKAVGKVLPSLNGKLTGMAFRVPTVDVSVVDLTVRLEKAATYEQVKAAIKEESEGKMKGILGYTEDDVVSTDFIGDNRSSIFDAKAGIALNEKFLKIVAWYDNEWGYSSRVIDLIVHMASCK; encoded by the exons ATGG GGAAGATCAAGATCGGAATTAATG GATTTGGAAGGATCGGCCGATTGGTGGCCAGAGTGGCACTGCAGAGAGACGATGTTGAGTTGGTTGCAGTCAACGATCCATTCATCACCACTGATTACATG ACCTACATGTTTAAGTACGACAGTGTTCACGGTCAGTGGAAGCATCATGAACTCAAGGTCAAGGACTCTAACACCCTTCTCTTTGGTGAGAAGCCAGTCACCGTCTTTGGTATTAG GAACCCAGAGGAGATTCCATGGGGTGAGACCGGAGCTGAATTTGTTGTTGAGTCAACTGGTGTGTTCACTGACAAGGACAAGGCTGCTGCCCATTTGAAG GGTGGTGCTAAGAAGGTTGTCATCTCAGCCCCAAGCAAAGATGCTCCTATGTTCGTTGTTGGAGTTAATGAGAAGGAATACAAGCCAGAACTCCACATTGTTTCCAATGCTAGTTGCACTACAAACTGCCTTGCTCCTCTTGCGAAG GTTATTAATGACCGATTTGGCATTGTGGAGGGTCTTATGACAACTGTTCACTCGATTACTG CCACCCAAAAGACTGTTGATGGCCCTTCAATGAAGGACTGGAGAGGTGGAAGAGCTGCTTCATTCAACATCATTCCTAGCAGCACTGGAGCTGCCAAG GCTGTTGGCAAAGTGTTGCCTTCATTGAATGGGAAATTGACTGGAATGGCTTTCCGTGTTCCTACTGTTGATGTGTCGGTGGTTGACCTCACTGTCAGGCTGGAGAAGGCTGCTACCTATGAGCAAGTTAAAGCTGCCATCAA GGAGGAGTCAGAGGGAAAAATGAAGGGAATCTTGGGTTACACTGAAGATGATGTTGTTTCCACAGACTTCATCGGTGACAACAG GTCCAGCATCTTTGATGCCAAGGCTGGAATAGCACTCAACGAGAAGTTCTTGAAGATTGTTGCTTGGTATGACAATGAATGGGGTTACAG CTCCCGTGTGATCGACTTGATTGTCCACATGGCATCCTGCAAATAA